GGCAGGATTTTATATGGCCGAGCTGCTTGTCTGACGAAAGAGATATGGCGGAACAATATATTCGCCGTGTCGACAGGCCAACGTTCCTGGAACGTTTGAGAAAGGCAAAAAATAATCCGTTTCCGTTTGCCGTAGACGCATGCTTGCCAAGGCTTCGATGTACTGCTGTATTTTGTTAATGTATAAGAGCGTGTGCACCTGCAGCAGGGTATATCCAGACGCATCCATCGAACTCACAGAACTTGCGGGGTTTGCTTTTACCCACTCGCGTCAGATCTCCACAACTTTGCCGACCTGTTCCCAGTCTTCATCAGTTGCTTTGATGAGtccctcctcgtcgctcgaCCGCTGCTGCTCATCTACCGAACGAGTCCTCTCGCGATTGAAATTCGCTCTCTTCAGCGTTCAAAGCCACTGGGACGCTTTGCTGATATTCGAGAGATGCTAGAGGCCTTCTGATTCCACTTTTCAGATGTCCAAACGCCCAAACACTGGTTTCGTCACCATCAAGTAGCGGGATAAAAGTAACGCCGGTGAGGATCAAAATCAACGCAAACGCTACAGCGCAGACGGCAGTCGTACAAAGACGCGACCACAGCGGCGAAAACACACCCACCTTGTTAACGAGCGTCAAGCGAATCCCTAGTCGTCCCAGCCACTGGTACCCCTTCGCCATTAGCGTTTGCTACAACGGAGCTCGTCTCATCTGCCGGCCGCTGCTCCACCTTGGTGGTTTCAACACCGGAGATCGCCTCACCCACTGGTGAACCCTCGAGACGAGATTCTTCAACACCGGAGCTCGTCTCACCTGTCGGCCCTTGCTCCGCGTCCGCGGAATCAACAGCGGAAATCGTCTCGCCCAACGCTGTACCCTCcacactcgcctcttctaCACCGGAACTCGTCTCATCTGCCGGCCTTTGCTCCACCTTGGTGGTTTCAACACCGGAGATCGCCTCACCCACTGGTGAACCCTCGAGACGAGATTCTTCAACACCGGAGCTCGTCTCACCTGTCGGCCCTTGCTCCGGGTCCGCGGAATCAACAGCGGAAATCGTCTCGCCCAACGCTGTACCCTCcacactcgcctcttctaCACCGGAGCTCGTCTCATCTGCCGGCCTTTGCTCCACCTTGGTGGTTTCAACACCGGAGATCGCCTCACCCACTGGTGAACCCTCGAGACGAGATTCTTCAACACCggagctcgtctctcctgtcggcCGTTGCTCCGCGTTGGTGGAATCAACAACGGAAATCGTCTCACCTAACGCTGTGCCCTCCACACTCGCCTCGTCTACACCGGAGCTCGTCTCATCTGCCGGCCCTTGCTCCGCGTCCGCGGAATCAACAGCGGAAATCGTCTCGCCCAACGCTGTACCCTCcacactcgcctcttctaCACCGGAGCTCGTCTCATCTGCCGGCCTTTGCTCCACCTTGGTGGTTTCAACACCGGAGATCGCCTCACCCACTGGTGAACCCTCGAGACGAGATTCTTCAACACCggagctcgtctctcctgtcggcCCTTGCTCCGCGTTGGTGGAATCAACAGCGGAAATCGTCTCGCCCAACGCTGTACCCTCcacactcgcctcttctaCACCGGAACTCGTCTCATCTGCCGGCCGCTGCTCCACCTTGGTGGTTTCAACACCGGAGATCGCCTCACCCATTGGTGAACCCTCGAGACGAGATTTTTCAACACCggagctcgtctctcctgccgGCCCTTGTTCCGCGTCCGCGGAATCAACAGCGGAAATCGTCTCGCCCAACGCTGTACCCTCcacactcgcctcttctaCACCGGAACTCGTCTCATCTGCCGGCCTTTGCTCCACCTTGGTGGTTTCAACACCGGAGCTCGGCTCACTCATTGGTGAACTCTCGACACGAGATTCTTCAACACCGGAGCTCGTCTCACCTGTCGGCCCTTGCTCCGCGTCCGCGGAATCAACAGCGGAAATCGTCTCGCCCAACGCTGTACCCTCcacactcgcctcttctaCACCGGAGCTCGTCTCATCTGCCGGCCGCTGCTCCACCTTGGTGGTTTCAACACCGGAGATCGCCTCACCCATTGGTGAACCCTCGAGACGAGATTCTTCAACACCggagctcgtctctcctgtcggcCGTTGCTCCGCGTTGGTGGAATCAACAACGGAAATCGTCTCACCTAACGCTGTGCCCTCcacactcgcctcttctaCACCGGAACTCGTCTCATCTGCCGGCCTTTGCTCCACCTTGGTGGTTTCAACACCGGAGATCGCCTCACCCATTGGTGAACCCTCGAGACGAGATTCTTCAACACCggagctcgtctctcctgtcggcCCTTGCTCCGCGTCCGCGGAATCAACAGCGGAAATCGTCTCGCCCAACGCTGTACCCTCcacactcgcctcttctaCACCGGAGCTCGTCTCATCTGCCGGCCTTTGCTCCACCTTGGTGGTTTCAACACCGGAGATCGCCTCACCCATTGGCGAACCCTCGAGACGAGATTCTTCAACACCGGAGCTCGAATCATCTGCCGGCCCTTGCTCCGCGTCCGCGGAATCAACAGCGGAAATCGTCTCGCCTAACGCTGTACCCTCcacactcgcctcttctaCACCGGAGCTCGTCTCATCTGCCGGCCGCTGCTCCACCTTGGTGGTTTCAACACCGGAGATCGCCTCGCCCAACGCTGTACCCTCGacactcgcctcttctaCACCGGAACTCGTCTCATCTGCCGGCCGCTGCTCCACCTTGGTGGTTCCAACACCGGAGCTCGGCTCACTCATTGGTGAACCCTCGAGACGAGATTTTTCAACACCGGAGCTCGTCTCACCTGTCGGCTCTTGCTCCGCGTCCGCGGAATCAACAGCGGAAATCGTCTCGCCTAACGCTGTACCCTCcacactcgcctcttctaCACCGGAGCTCGTCTCATCTGCCGGCCGCTGCTCCACCTTGGTGGTTTCAACACCGGAGATCGCCTCGCCCAACGCTGTACCCTCGacactcgcctcttctaCACCGGAACTCGTCTCATCTGCCGGCCGCTGCTCCACCTTGGTGGTTCCAACACCGGAGCTCGGCTCACTCATTGGTGAACCCTCGAGACGAGATTCTTCAACACCGGAGCTCGTCTCACCTGTCGGCTCTTGCTCCGCGTTGGTGGAATCAACAGCGGAAATCGTCTCGCCCAACGCTGTACCCTCcacactcgcctcttctaCACCGGAACTCGTCTCATCTGCCGCCCGCTGCTCCACCTTGGTGGTTTCAACACCGGAGATGGCCTCACCCATTGGTGAACCCTCGAGACGAGATTCTTCAACACCggagctcgtctctcctgccgGCCCTTGTTCCGCGTCCGCGGAATCAACAGCGGAAATCGTCTCGCCTAACGCTGTACCCTCcacactcgcctcttctaCACCGGAGCTCGTCTCAGCTGCCGGCCTTTGCTCCACCTTGGTGGTTTCAACACCGGAGATCGCCTCACCCACTGGTGAACCCTCGAGACGAGATTCTTCAACACCGGAGCTCGACTCATCTGCCGGCCGTTGCTCCGCGTTGGTGGAATCGACAGCGGAAATCGTCTCGCCCAACGCTGTACCCTCcacactcgcctcttctaCACCGGAACTCGTCTCATCTGCCGGCCTTTGCTCCACCTTGGTGGTTTCAACACCGGAGATCGCCTCACCCACTGGTGAACCCTCGAGACGAGATTCTTCAACACCGGAGCTCGACTCATCTGCCGGCTCTTGCTCCGCGTCCGCGGAATCGACAGCGGAAATCGTCTCGCCTAACGCTGTACCCTCcacactcgcctcttctaCACCGGAGCTCGTCTCATCTGCCGGCCGCTGCTCCACCTTGGTGGTTTCAACACCGGAGATCGCCTCACCCATTGGTGAACCCTCGAGACGAGATTCTTCAACACCGGAGCTCGTCTCATCTGCCGGCCCTTGCTCCGCGTTGGCGGAATCAACAGCGGAAATCGTCTCGCCTAACGCTGTACCCTCcacactcgcctcttctaCACCGGAGCTCGTCTCATCTGCCGGCCTTTGCTCCACCTTGGTGGTTTCAACACCGGAGATCGCCTCACCCACTGGTGAACCCTCGAGACGAGATTCTTCAACACCGGAGCTCGACTCATCTGCCGGCCCTTGCTCCGCGTTGGTGGAATCGACAGCGGAAATCGTCTCGCCCAACGCTGTACCCTCcacactcgcctcttctaCACCGGAACTCGTCTCATCTGCCGGCCTTTGCTCCACCTTGGTGGTTTCAACACCGGAGATCGCCTCACCCACTGGTGAACCCTCGAGACGAGATTCTTCAACACCGGAGCTCGACTCATCTGCCGGCTCTTGCTCCGCGTCCGCGGAATCGACAGCGGAAATCGTCTCGCCTAACGCTGTACCCTCcacactcgcctcttctaCACCGGAGCTCGTCTCATCTGCCGGCCGCTGCTCCACCTTGGTGGTTCCAACACCGGAGCTCGGCTCACTCATTGGTGAACCCTCGAGACGAGATTCTTCAACACCGGAGCTCGTCTCACCTGTCGGCTCTTTGCTCCGCGTTGGTGGAATCAACAGCGGAAATGGTCTCGCCCAACGCTGTACCCTCcacactcgcctcttctaCACCGGAGCTCGTCTCATCTGCCGCCCGCTGCTCCACCTTGGTGGTTTCAACACCGGAGATCGCCTCACCCATTGGTGAACCCTCGAGACGAGATTCTTCAACACCGGAGCTCGACTCATCTGCCGGCTCTTGCTCCGCGTCCGCGGAATCGACAGCGGAAATCGTCTCGCCTAACGCTGTACCCTCcacactcgcctcttctaCACCGGAGCTCGTCTCATCTGCCGGCCGCTGCTCCACCTTGGTGGTTTCAACACCGGAGATCGCCTCACCCACTGGTGAACCCTCGAGACGAGATTCTTCAACACCGGAGCTCGAATCATCTGCCGGCCGTTGCTCCGCGTTGGTGGAATCAACAGCGGAAATGGTCTCGCCCAACGCTGTACCCTCcacactcgcctcttctaCACCGGAGCTCGTCTCATCTGCCGGCCTTTGCTCCACCTTGGTGGTTTCAACACCGGAGATCGCCTCACCCACTGGTGAACCCTCGAGACGAGATTCTTCAACACCggagctcgtctctcctgtcggcCGTTGCTCCGCGTTGGTGGAATCAACAACGGAAATCGTCTCACCTAACGCTGTGCCCTCcacactcgcctcttctaCACCGGAGCTCGTCTCATCTGCCGGCCTTTGCTCCACCTTGGTGGTTTCAACACCGGAGATCGCCTCACCCATTGGTGAACCCTCGAGACGAGATTCTTCAACACCGGAGCTCGTCTCACCTGCCGGCCCTTGCTCCGCGTCCGCGGAATCAACAGCGGAAATCGTCTCGCCCAACGCTGTACCCTCcacactcgcctcttctaCACCGGAGCTCGTCTCATCTGCCGGCCCTTGCTCCACCTTGGTGGTTTCAACACCGGAGATCGCCTCACCCATTGGTGAACCCTCGAGACGAGATTCTTCAACACCGGAGCTCGTCTCACCTGCCGGCCCTTGCTCCGCGTCCGCGGAATCAACAGCGGAAATCGTCTCGCCCAACGCTGTACCCTCcacactcgcctcttctaCACCGGAGCTCGTCTCATCTGCCGGCCGCTGCTCCACCTTGGTGGTTTCAACACCGGAGATCGCCTCACCCATTGGTGAACCCTCGAGACGAGATTCTTCAACACCGGAGCTCGAATCATCTGCCGGCCGTTGCTCCGCGTTGGTGGAATCAACAGCGGAAATGGTCTCGCCCAACGCTGTACCCTCcacactcgcctcttctaCACCGGAGCTCGTCTCATCTGCCGGCCTTTGCTCCACCTTGGTGGTTTCAACACCGGAGATCGCCTCACCCACTGGTGAACCCTCGAGACTCGATGCTTCAACACCggagctcgtctctcctgtcggcCTTTGCTCCGCGTTGGTGGAATCGACAGCGGAAATCGTCTCGCCCAACGCTGTACCCTCcacactcgcctcttctaCACCGGAGCTCGTCTCATCTGCCGGCCGCTGCTCCACCTTGGTGGTTTCAACACCGGAGATCGCCTCACCCACTGGTGAACCCTCGAGACTCGATGCTTCAACACCggagctcgtctctcctgtcggcCTTTGCTCCGCGTTGGTGGAATCGACAGCGGAAATCGTCTCGCCCAACGCTGTACCCTCcacactcgcctcttctaCACCGGAGCTCGTCTCATCTGCCGGCCTTTGCTCCACCTTGGTGGTTTCAACACCGGAGATCGCCTCACCCATTGGTGAACCCTCGAGACGAGATTCTTCAACACCggagctcgtctctcctgccgGCCCTTGTTCCGCGTCCGCGGAATCAACAGCGGAAATCGTCTCGCCTAACGCTGTACCCTCcacactcgcctcttctaCACCGGAGCTCGTCTCATCTGCCGGCCTTTGCTCCACCTTGGTGGTTTCAACACCGGAGATCGCCTCACCCACTGGTGAACCCTCGAGACGAGATTCTTCAACACCGGAGCTCGAATCATCTGCCGGCCCTTGCTCCGCGTCCGCGGAATCGACAGCGGAAATCGTCTCGCCCAACGCTGTACCCTCcacactcgcctcttctaCACCGGAGCTCGTCTCATCTGCCGGCCGCTGCTCCACCTTGGTGGTTTCAACACCGGAGATCGCCTCACCCACTGGTGAACCCTCGAGACGAGATTCTTCAACACCGGAGCTCGAATCATGTGCCGGCCCTTGCTCCGCGTTGGTGGAATCGACAGCGGAAATCGTCTCGCCCAACGCTGTACCCTCcacactcgcctcttctaCACCGGAGCTCGTCTCATCTGCCGGCCGCTGCTCCACCTTGGTGGTTTCAACACCGGAGATCGCCTCACCCACTGGTGAACCCTCGAGACGAGATTCTTCAACACCGGAGCTCGTCTCTACTGCCGGCCCTTGCTCCGCGTCCGCGGAATCAACAGCGGAAATCGTCTCGCCCAACGCTGTACCCTCcacactcgcctcttctaCACCGGAGCTCGTCTCATCTGCCGGCCTTTGCTCCACCTTGGTGGTTTCAACACCGGAGATCGCCTCACCCACTGGTGAACCCTCGAGACGAGATTCTTCAACACCGGAGCTCGAATCATCTGCCGGCCGTTGCTCCGCGTTGGTGGAATCGACAGCGGAAATCGTCTCGCCCAACGCTGTACCCTCcacactcgcctcttctaCACCGGAACTCGTCTCATCTGCCGGCCTTTGCTCCACCTTGGTGGTTTCAACACCGGAGATCGCCTCACCCATTGGTGAACCCTCGAGACGAGATTCTTCAACACCggagctcgtctctcctgtcggcCCTTGCTCCGCGTTGGTGGAATCAACAGCGGAAATGGTCTCGCCCAACGCTGTACCCTCcacactcgcctcttctaCACCGGAGCTCGTCTCATCTGCCGGCCTTTGCTCCACCTTGGTGGTTTTAATACCGGAGATCGCCTCACCCACTGGTGAACCCTCGAGACGAGATTCTTCAACACCggagctcgtctctcctgtcggcCCTTGCTCCGCGTCCGCGGAGTCAACAGCGGAAATCGTCTCGCCCAACGCTGTACCCTCcacactcgcctcttctaCACCGGAACTCGTCTCATCTGCCGGCCTTTGCTCCACCTTGGTGGTTTCAACACCGGAGATCGCCTCACCCATTGGTGAACCCTCGacactcgcctcttctaCACCGGAGCTCGTCTCATCTGCCGGCCTTTGCTCCACCTTGGTGGTTTCAACACCGGAGATCGCCTCGCCAAACGCTGTACCCTCcacactcgcctcttctaCACCGGAACTCGTCTCATCTGCCGGCCTTTGCTCCACCTTGGTGGTTTCAACACCGGAGATCGCCTCACCCATTGGTGAACCCTCGAGACTCGATGCTTCAACACCGGAGCTCGGTTCAACTGCTGGCGTTCCCTCCGCCTTGGTGGTTTCAACACCGGAGATCGCCTCGCCAAACGCTGTACCCTCcacactcgcctcttctaCACCGGAACTCGTCTCATCTGCCGGCCTTTGCTCCACCTTGGTGGTTTCAACACCGGAGATCGCCTCACCCATTGGTGAACCCTCGAGACTCGATGCTTCAACACCGGAGCTCGGTTCAACTGCTGGCGTTCCCTCCGCCTTGGCGGCGTCAACAGCGGAGATTAACTCACTGACTGATGTACCCTCGAGAGTAGATTCTTCTACGCTGGAGCTCGTCTCACAGGCCGGCCATTGCTCGACCTTGGTGGCGTCAACAGCGGAGATAAAGTCACTTGCTAGTGAACCCTTGGGACTGGCGTTTCCTACACCGGAGCGCGGCTCACCTTCCAGCCGTTGCTCCACCTTTGTGGCGTCTGTGGCGCCAACATTCCAGATCATCTCACCTGCTGGTGCACTCTCGATATTGGCCTCTTCTACACCGGAGCTCGTTTCACCTGCCGGCGGTTGCTCGGCGTTGGTGGCATG
This genomic interval from Toxoplasma gondii ME49 chromosome VIIb, whole genome shotgun sequence contains the following:
- a CDS encoding hypothetical protein (encoded by transcript TGME49_255860); translation: MSEPSSGVGTTKVEQRPADETSSGVEEASVEGTALGETISAVDSADAEQEPADESSSGVEESRLEGSPVGEAISGVETTKVEQRPADETSSGVEEASVEGTALGETISAVDSTNAEQGPADESSSGVEESRLEGSPVGEAISGVETTKVEQRPADETSSGVEEASVEGTALGETISAVDSANAEQGPADETSSGVEESRLEGSPMGEAISGVETTKVEQRPADETSSGVEEASVEGTALGETISAVDSADAEQEPADESSSGVEESRLEGSPVGEAISGVETTKVEQRPADETSSGVEEASVEGTALGETISAVDSTNAEQRPADESSSGVEESRLEGSPVGEAISGVETTKVEQRPAAETSSGVEEASVEGTALGETISAVDSADAEQGPAGETSSGVEESRLEGSPMGEAISGVETTKVEQRAADETSSGVEEASVEGTALGETISAVDSTNAEQEPTGETSSGVEESRLEGSPMSEPSSGVGTTKVEQRPADETSSGVEEASVEGTALGEAISGVETTKVEQRPADETSSGVEEASVEGTALGETISAVDSADAEQEPTGETSSGVEKSRLEGSPMSEPSSGVGTTKVEQRPADETSSGVEEASVEGTALGEAISGVETTKVEQRPADETSSGVEEASVEGTALGETISAVDSADAEQGPADDSSSGVEESRLEGSPMGEAISGVETTKVEQRPADETSSGVEEASVEGTALGETISAVDSADAEQGPTGETSSGVEESRLEGSPMGEAISGVETTKVEQRPADETSSGVEEASVEGTALGETISVVDSTNAEQRPTGETSSGVEESRLEGSPMGEAISGVETTKVEQRPADETSSGVEEASVEGTALGETISAVDSADAEQGPTGETSSGVEESRVESSPMSEPSSGVETTKVEQRPADETSSGVEEASVEGTALGETISAVDSADAEQGPAGETSSGVEKSRLEGSPMGEAISGVETTKVEQRPADETSSGVEEASVEGTALGETISAVDSTNAEQGPTGETSSGVEESRLEGSPVGEAISGVETTKVEQRPADETSSGVEEASVEGTALGETISAVDSADAEQGPADETSSGVDEASVEGTALGETISVVDSTNAEQRPTGETSSGVEESRLEGSPVGEAISGVETTKVEQRPADETSSGVEEASVEGTALGETISAVDSADPEQGPTGETSSGVEESRLEGSPVGEAISGVETTKVEQRPADETSSGVEEASVEGTALGETISAVDSADAEQGPTGETSSGVEESRLEGSPVGEAISGVETTKVEQRPADETSSVVANANGEGVPVAGTTRDSLDAR
- a CDS encoding hypothetical protein (encoded by transcript TGME49_255740), which translates into the protein MEGRKEAVSREWQTSRDVIHLDPESFSSASVISHPLPESQEQEAAPNSRGSSQEIRHFPVLSHQPGDGKGVAKPPATSRFRHGAKLGKLGDEERERPAAAARHKEGKSATFNLQGNTLHEIPSRSDQRREAEGDGKRDKERALEEQRRLIEQQVRFQKACDSARYLVQCRLILHNIGPPGTVSDEGTRSGERGRNEATAVQGRTPEICRKTAFLEIERQPEAGEVEVLGHEGEEETTFLLRSVVGFLKPEELSDVALERESLGKCGFFLCSQQMPTGAQKRGRLSLVRRWKLDHKLIRVADEDDLLLFCSKECYYRQKELQGLQREEQLYTRLFVQQWVSRVSSRCKRDGWRDVADPAVGSLALGSTSLPSLLHSTQCGQQRDSKGLQSDHASSESRLFASGENPGAAQSPRERTECVENQEDSATFVRVSPEHLPGGDRTSSMICERSSCTELAEKKGDFGTVRGLEGDKRKDLVGDQKEGMQEGDQHQQVRGLRETKRQERETEKGQSRPPQKPAHVIKVTVEDEDENSSREESDEDFEEADARKRDDSSNFSSRGALSSLGDPGVPTSASDVATDLGISSSGQSAEKPHSTERLLDDKEGRLTQTGLLNLQWCQHRAAGPVDPVLCFDYADVGSATDVPANSAAGETLPPSETNPQGLPTKGHSEKFKSWEEEQPDPEGIFGRSGSKSHVAAHTKAPRCSPSTSCELPKETMELNAERRAFVAGGASEAERRESDIDSNEEGQEWEEGFAPDDWGLAKDLNEFLDLTDEEDGDTCSFDCSSPDHRTARGSVCCSQQEDHSPGECGTAKLALPSERNKTAEQPERRGSRKAPSRGKQSIQAQVQEAYGRLSDLSVVWDLLGNWSRNETREFLIQCHGLKGFSRKLGGERALSSFDPSGGAAAGPEAPDNTSDVAAATAEDIQRVEQLVQVLIRVLPTNLVAQYRRQIVDLCSTFRIQRAAPPLQPSCCRTFLAVVLTALQCRCWTASSPDLDGLSDNGTDRFHEEKPDSHAKSMRPNINLAFFRACAAARDEVGAIHEERPLHSSTGTQPVFKEGAGSDVDRTDAPRSGTTTLNALGDEKKHQPPDDAVSQRRRPRRSAPGSLSHHGDAQDAGTHEAIQNPDRRRRQSVTRQAGRAFLGLNLGSPGAQALHAIVLLAQLTAFYKATKIVATVGDSRKKTFQDEASQTTEFTSELVGEIGASAGDPTSSSWSKTAAQRVAVAGALTAAAALAVALTLYLSSPSSKTFVVDNLERAPVNEKGSDMHAGSLQGSPMGETSTALDNASFEGAPISEFTSRVDAAHATNAEQPPAGETSSGVEEANIESAPAGEMIWNVGATDATKVEQRLEGEPRSGVGNASPKGSLASDFISAVDATKVEQWPACETSSSVEESTLEGTSVSELISAVDAAKAEGTPAVEPSSGVEASSLEGSPMGEAISGVETTKVEQRPADETSSGVEEASVEGTAFGEAISGVETTKAEGTPAVEPSSGVEASSLEGSPMGEAISGVETTKVEQRPADETSSGVEEASVEGTAFGEAISGVETTKVEQRPADETSSGVEEASVEGSPMGEAISGVETTKVEQRPADETSSGVEEASVEGTALGETISAVDSADAEQGPTGETSSGVEESRLEGSPVGEAISGIKTTKVEQRPADETSSGVEEASVEGTALGETISAVDSTNAEQGPTGETSSGVEESRLEGSPMGEAISGVETTKVEQRPADETSSGVEEASVEGTALGETISAVDSTNAEQRPADDSSSGVEESRLEGSPVGEAISGVETTKVEQRPADETSSGVEEASVEGTALGETISAVDSADAEQGPAVETSSGVEESRLEGSPVGEAISGVETTKVEQRPADETSSGVEEASVEGTALGETISAVDSTNAEQGPAHDSSSGVEESRLEGSPVGEAISGVETTKVEQRPADETSSGVEEASVEGTALGETISAVDSADAEQGPADDSSSGVEESRLEGSPVGEAISGVETTKVEQRPADETSSGVEEASVEGTALGETISAVDSADAEQGPAGETSSGVEESRLEGSPMGEAISGVETTKVEQRPADETSSGVEEASVEGTALGETISAVDSTNAEQRPTGETSSGVEASSLEGSPVGEAISGVETTKVEQRPADETSSGVEEASVEGTALGETISAVDSTNAEQRPTGETSSGVEASSLEGSPVGEAISGVETTKVEQRPADETSSGVEEASVEGTALGETISAVDSTNAEQRPADDSSSGVEESRLEGSPMGEAISGVETTKVEQRPADETSSGVEEASVEGTALGETISAVDSADAEQGPAGETSSGVEESRLEGSPMGEAISGVETTKVEQGPADETSSGVEEASVEGTALGETISAVDSADAEQGPAGETSSGVEESRLEGSPMGEAISGVETTKVEQRPADETSSGVEEASVEGTALGETISVVDSTNAEQRPTGETSSGVEESRLEGSPVGEAISGVETTKVEQRPADETSSGVEEASVEGTALGETISAVDSTNAEQRPADDSSSGVEESRLEGSPVGEAISGVETTKVEQRPADETSSGVEEASVEGTALGETISAVDSADAEQEPADESSSGVEESRLEGSPMGEAISGVETTKVEQRAADETSSGVEEASVEGTALGETISAVDSTNAEQRADR